In Helianthus annuus cultivar XRQ/B chromosome 9, HanXRQr2.0-SUNRISE, whole genome shotgun sequence, the following are encoded in one genomic region:
- the LOC110878737 gene encoding serine/arginine-rich SC35-like splicing factor SCL28 isoform X2, with protein MGRYHRSARSRSYSPRRRTPTPPPPSRRRYDDPRGRRHDDYRDRRSNVQRRRSPAPCGLLVRNISLDSRPEDLRIPFERFGPVKDVYLPKNYYTGEPRGFGFVKFRNPEDAAEAKHELNHCVIGGREIAIVFAEENRKTPREMRSTSQISGRHGGGSVTRRTPPRSSRRRSYSRSLSPARRDYSDRGRNEHSRSSISPPPPPHDDDDGRRHKSRRSSPGRNGRGSMYTDQRGSSHDKPQPLLAQDWKSNEAGGGGGGGRLSRSRSRSRSPPPY; from the exons ATGGGGAGATACCACAGGTCCGCCCGGAGCAGAAGTTACAGTCCCCGTCGTCGTACACCCACTCCACCGCCACCGTCTCGCCGCCGTTACGACGATCCTCGCGGCCGTCGTCACGATGACTATCGAGACCGTCGTTCCAACGTTCAACGCCGCCGCTCACCTGCTCCATGCGGTCTTCTCGTTCGCAATATCTCCCTCGATTCTAG ACCAGAAGATCTTAGGATCCCTTTTGAACGTTTTGGCCCCGTGAAAGATGTCTATCTTCCCAAAAACTATTATACTGG TGAGCCACGTGGGTTTGGTTTTGTGAAGTTCCGTAACCCTGAAGATGCAGCAGAAGCTAAACATGAGCTAAATCATTGTGTGATCGGGGGGCGTGAAATAGCTATTGTTTTTGCTGAAGAAAATAGAAAAACTCCGCGTGAAATGAGATCGACTAGTCAGATTAG TGGGCGTCATGGAGGAGGCTCGGTTACTAGGCGGACCCCGCCTAGGTCTTCTAGACGCCGCT CGTATTCTCGCTCTTTATCACCTGCCAGACGTGACTACAG TGATAGAGGTCGGAATGAGCATTCAAGGTCTTCtatatcaccaccaccaccacctcatgatgatgatgatggtagaAGACACAAGTCTAGACGTTCAAGTCCTGGGAGAAATGGCAGGGGGTCGATGTATACAGACCAGAGAGGCAGTTCTCATGACAAACCACAACCGCTGCTTGCACAAGACTGGAAGTCAAATGaggctggtggtggtggtggtggtggtcggctttcaaggtcaaggtcaaggtcTAGGTCCCCTCCACCTTATTAG
- the LOC110878737 gene encoding serine/arginine-rich SC35-like splicing factor SCL28 isoform X1 — translation MGRYHRSARSRSYSPRRRTPTPPPPSRRRYDDPRGRRHDDYRDRRSNVQRRRSPAPCGLLVRNISLDSRPEDLRIPFERFGPVKDVYLPKNYYTGEPRGFGFVKFRNPEDAAEAKHELNHCVIGGREIAIVFAEENRKTPREMRSTSQISGRHGGGSVTRRTPPRSSRRRSYSRSLSPARRDYSDRGRNEHSRSSISPPPPHDDDDDDDDGRRHKSRRSSPGGNGSDRGRNEHSRSSISPPPPPHDDDDGRRHKSRRSSPGRNGRGSMYTDQRGSSHDKPQPLLAQDWKSNEAGGGGGGGRLSRSRSRSRSPPPY, via the exons ATGGGGAGATACCACAGGTCCGCCCGGAGCAGAAGTTACAGTCCCCGTCGTCGTACACCCACTCCACCGCCACCGTCTCGCCGCCGTTACGACGATCCTCGCGGCCGTCGTCACGATGACTATCGAGACCGTCGTTCCAACGTTCAACGCCGCCGCTCACCTGCTCCATGCGGTCTTCTCGTTCGCAATATCTCCCTCGATTCTAG ACCAGAAGATCTTAGGATCCCTTTTGAACGTTTTGGCCCCGTGAAAGATGTCTATCTTCCCAAAAACTATTATACTGG TGAGCCACGTGGGTTTGGTTTTGTGAAGTTCCGTAACCCTGAAGATGCAGCAGAAGCTAAACATGAGCTAAATCATTGTGTGATCGGGGGGCGTGAAATAGCTATTGTTTTTGCTGAAGAAAATAGAAAAACTCCGCGTGAAATGAGATCGACTAGTCAGATTAG TGGGCGTCATGGAGGAGGCTCGGTTACTAGGCGGACCCCGCCTAGGTCTTCTAGACGCCGCT CGTATTCTCGCTCTTTATCACCTGCCAGACGTGACTACAG TGATAGAGGCCGGAATGAGCATTCAAGGTCTTCTatatcaccaccaccacctcatgatgatgatgatgatgatgatgatggtagaAGACACAAGTCTAGACGTTCAAGTCCTGGGGGAAATGGCAGTGATAGAGGTCGGAATGAGCATTCAAGGTCTTCtatatcaccaccaccaccacctcatgatgatgatgatggtagaAGACACAAGTCTAGACGTTCAAGTCCTGGGAGAAATGGCAGGGGGTCGATGTATACAGACCAGAGAGGCAGTTCTCATGACAAACCACAACCGCTGCTTGCACAAGACTGGAAGTCAAATGaggctggtggtggtggtggtggtggtcggctttcaaggtcaaggtcaaggtcTAGGTCCCCTCCACCTTATTAG
- the LOC110878737 gene encoding serine/arginine-rich SC35-like splicing factor SCL28 isoform X3 — MRVSPPEDLRIPFERFGPVKDVYLPKNYYTGEPRGFGFVKFRNPEDAAEAKHELNHCVIGGREIAIVFAEENRKTPREMRSTSQISGRHGGGSVTRRTPPRSSRRRSYSRSLSPARRDYSDRGRNEHSRSSISPPPPHDDDDDDDDGRRHKSRRSSPGGNGSDRGRNEHSRSSISPPPPPHDDDDGRRHKSRRSSPGRNGRGSMYTDQRGSSHDKPQPLLAQDWKSNEAGGGGGGGRLSRSRSRSRSPPPY; from the exons ATGCGTGTTTCACC ACCAGAAGATCTTAGGATCCCTTTTGAACGTTTTGGCCCCGTGAAAGATGTCTATCTTCCCAAAAACTATTATACTGG TGAGCCACGTGGGTTTGGTTTTGTGAAGTTCCGTAACCCTGAAGATGCAGCAGAAGCTAAACATGAGCTAAATCATTGTGTGATCGGGGGGCGTGAAATAGCTATTGTTTTTGCTGAAGAAAATAGAAAAACTCCGCGTGAAATGAGATCGACTAGTCAGATTAG TGGGCGTCATGGAGGAGGCTCGGTTACTAGGCGGACCCCGCCTAGGTCTTCTAGACGCCGCT CGTATTCTCGCTCTTTATCACCTGCCAGACGTGACTACAG TGATAGAGGCCGGAATGAGCATTCAAGGTCTTCTatatcaccaccaccacctcatgatgatgatgatgatgatgatgatggtagaAGACACAAGTCTAGACGTTCAAGTCCTGGGGGAAATGGCAGTGATAGAGGTCGGAATGAGCATTCAAGGTCTTCtatatcaccaccaccaccacctcatgatgatgatgatggtagaAGACACAAGTCTAGACGTTCAAGTCCTGGGAGAAATGGCAGGGGGTCGATGTATACAGACCAGAGAGGCAGTTCTCATGACAAACCACAACCGCTGCTTGCACAAGACTGGAAGTCAAATGaggctggtggtggtggtggtggtggtcggctttcaaggtcaaggtcaaggtcTAGGTCCCCTCCACCTTATTAG